Proteins co-encoded in one Spirosoma endbachense genomic window:
- a CDS encoding DUF6909 family protein: MDLIPSPPLTRAQESRVAIERLYITMRHLFNRGFYKPSGVSGEEIRRALLILQPEIYGLVGDPQRVELDGLVYVMDRLPKGIESCRVISLASREGFEHSHFPVLVPAKRRRNCYRIDSEQMVIEVTNGRSEIYDILTHLTFMFMEADKIRRNAFQERGSRTREWEKLEAIIQSGGTVNDDERELALMYLSSILGRTFEETQHAYQRFAENSGTNNGLFQIVYGLGSVSVREIRESNTAREINFTPMLRERIGQHLYGERWATRIKQYIWEHNLQDRPIHIISANPHSVMNCLYAPGALADVTTWDNLYDLALKLSQPTQRELRKQVVSYAAEHGMHLLEDIAGTSLLVQIIDTAQLNTSTLSSELTHDPEHIRKTQPLLLVMDYAFGEQAFETMDELLKPFERGDETFPLNVASISIIGKAGILTGEKGDLMIPTSHIFEGTADNYPLENDFCKEDFEGHGLGVYEGAMITVLGTSLQNKDVLSYFKNSSWKAIGLEMEGAHYQKAIQAQSKIRDSVPTNVKVRYAYYASDNPLLTGATLASGSLGTLGVKPTYLITVKCLEKVLT; this comes from the coding sequence ATGGATCTAATTCCTTCCCCCCCACTTACCCGCGCTCAGGAGTCGCGCGTTGCCATTGAGCGGTTGTACATTACCATGCGTCATTTGTTTAACCGGGGGTTTTATAAGCCATCGGGTGTATCCGGCGAAGAAATCCGTCGGGCTTTACTGATCCTTCAACCCGAAATTTATGGATTGGTTGGCGACCCGCAACGGGTTGAATTAGACGGCCTTGTTTATGTTATGGATCGGCTCCCCAAAGGCATTGAATCCTGCCGGGTTATTTCACTAGCCTCCAGAGAGGGATTTGAACATTCTCATTTCCCGGTGCTGGTTCCCGCCAAGCGTCGTCGCAATTGTTACCGGATCGATAGTGAACAAATGGTGATTGAAGTTACCAATGGCCGTAGCGAAATCTACGACATTCTGACGCACCTGACGTTTATGTTCATGGAAGCCGATAAAATCAGGCGGAATGCCTTTCAGGAACGGGGAAGCCGAACCCGGGAGTGGGAGAAACTGGAAGCCATTATACAGTCGGGTGGAACAGTTAATGACGATGAGCGCGAGCTGGCCTTAATGTACCTCAGCTCCATTCTGGGCAGAACGTTTGAGGAAACACAGCATGCCTATCAGCGGTTTGCCGAAAACAGCGGAACCAACAATGGTCTGTTTCAGATCGTCTATGGATTGGGCAGTGTGTCGGTACGGGAAATTCGCGAGTCGAATACAGCCCGTGAGATCAACTTTACGCCTATGCTCCGCGAGCGGATTGGCCAGCACCTCTATGGCGAACGGTGGGCAACGCGCATTAAACAATACATCTGGGAACATAATCTTCAGGATCGCCCCATTCATATCATAAGCGCCAATCCACACAGTGTCATGAATTGCCTGTATGCCCCCGGCGCATTGGCTGATGTTACCACCTGGGATAATCTCTACGATCTGGCGCTGAAATTAAGTCAGCCAACCCAACGGGAACTGCGAAAACAGGTTGTTAGCTATGCCGCCGAACATGGTATGCATTTGCTGGAAGACATTGCCGGAACCAGCCTGTTGGTACAGATCATTGACACAGCACAGCTGAATACTTCAACGCTTTCATCGGAACTTACCCATGACCCGGAGCACATCCGGAAGACGCAGCCATTGCTGTTGGTTATGGATTATGCCTTCGGCGAGCAGGCGTTTGAAACAATGGACGAATTACTAAAACCCTTTGAGCGAGGAGATGAAACGTTTCCGTTAAATGTAGCCTCGATTTCCATTATCGGGAAAGCCGGAATTCTGACTGGCGAAAAAGGAGATCTGATGATTCCAACCTCGCACATTTTTGAAGGCACCGCCGACAACTATCCGTTAGAAAATGATTTTTGCAAAGAGGACTTTGAAGGTCACGGCTTGGGCGTGTATGAGGGGGCAATGATTACCGTACTGGGCACATCGCTGCAGAATAAAGACGTGCTTAGCTACTTTAAAAACTCCTCCTGGAAAGCAATCGGCCTCGAAATGGAAGGCGCTCATTATCAGAAAGCCATTCAGGCACAGTCAAAAATACGGGATAGTGTCCCGACGAACGTTAAAGTTCGCTACGCTTACTATGCATCTGATAATCCGTTACTTACTGGGGCGACGCTGGCATCTGGCAGTCTGGGCACCTTAGGCGTAAAGCCCACCTACCTCATCACGGTGAAATGTCTGGAAAAAGTGCTGACATAG
- a CDS encoding BamA/TamA family outer membrane protein, giving the protein MIPNCRLSVALLLTAFLVTLQTAWANTPVDSSRSVIVRSVTLKGNYRTRDRIILREMTLHVGDTVRLGDLAGRVAWDQRNINNTNLFVTVDVSSAQVTPNDSTELGLFDLTVTMKERWYLIAYPVFDLADRNFNEWWYDRGRDLRRVIYGGRLSYKNVTGNNDQLQVIFERGFSQRTVVSYAMPYIDKAQRIGLRLDLAYITNKEIPYRTQADKWVYVKDEQVLRERAYAGLILTHRRGLYHYHVLETRYTRNTIADTIARLNPDYFLDGRTRQQYVAMNYSYRYDRRDNVSYPLRGTVLTGFVGVSGLLPKDDFHYLELSASMTRYWSLGGRFYAASSVRGRSSWPTRQPYFNLRGLGSSSEMVRGYELYVIDGQRSAIWRNSFRYQLFNTRKQLNWLHVRQFNTVPISAYITVYGDAGYVRSTVAEQYQSRLANRLLMGTGMSLDVVTFYNFVVRLSGSINREGKGGFFFNLAQEF; this is encoded by the coding sequence ATGATTCCGAACTGTCGGCTGTCCGTCGCTCTACTGCTCACGGCTTTTTTAGTAACCCTTCAAACCGCATGGGCGAATACGCCTGTCGACTCATCGCGGTCGGTTATTGTGCGCTCGGTTACACTCAAAGGAAATTATCGTACCCGCGACCGGATCATTCTGCGCGAAATGACGCTGCATGTCGGTGATACGGTTCGGCTGGGCGATCTGGCCGGTCGGGTTGCCTGGGACCAGCGGAATATCAATAATACCAACCTGTTTGTCACGGTTGATGTCTCCTCAGCGCAGGTTACACCTAATGACTCTACGGAACTTGGCTTGTTTGACCTAACTGTTACCATGAAAGAGCGGTGGTATCTGATCGCTTACCCTGTGTTCGATCTGGCCGACCGGAATTTCAATGAATGGTGGTATGATCGGGGCCGTGATCTCCGACGGGTAATTTATGGCGGTAGACTCAGTTATAAGAATGTGACGGGCAATAACGACCAGCTTCAGGTCATTTTTGAACGGGGTTTTTCGCAGCGAACCGTTGTGTCGTATGCAATGCCGTATATTGATAAAGCGCAGCGAATCGGGCTTCGGCTGGACCTGGCTTATATCACAAACAAAGAAATTCCGTATCGAACCCAGGCCGACAAGTGGGTTTATGTTAAAGACGAGCAAGTTTTACGGGAGCGCGCTTATGCTGGCCTGATACTGACACATCGGCGTGGACTTTATCACTACCACGTTCTCGAAACCCGGTACACCCGAAATACCATTGCCGATACCATTGCCCGACTAAATCCGGATTATTTTCTTGACGGACGAACCCGTCAACAATACGTGGCCATGAACTACAGCTACCGATACGATCGGCGGGATAACGTGTCCTATCCACTTCGTGGAACCGTATTGACCGGATTCGTTGGCGTGTCGGGCCTGTTGCCGAAAGATGATTTTCATTATCTGGAATTATCGGCCTCTATGACCCGCTACTGGTCGTTAGGTGGTCGTTTTTATGCTGCCAGCAGTGTGCGTGGTCGTTCCAGCTGGCCAACGCGCCAGCCTTATTTCAATCTGCGTGGGCTGGGTAGCTCCAGCGAAATGGTCCGAGGGTATGAGCTTTATGTAATCGACGGGCAACGATCGGCGATCTGGCGAAATAGTTTTCGTTATCAACTCTTTAACACCCGCAAACAATTGAACTGGCTTCATGTCCGGCAGTTTAATACAGTACCGATTTCAGCTTATATTACAGTGTATGGCGATGCGGGTTATGTGAGAAGTACCGTGGCTGAGCAATACCAAAGCCGACTGGCGAACCGCTTACTCATGGGAACAGGTATGAGCCTGGACGTGGTAACGTTCTATAATTTTGTGGTGCGATTGAGTGGTTCCATCAACCGGGAAGGCAAGGGTGGCTTTTTCTTTAACCTCGCTCAGGAATTTTAA
- a CDS encoding MFS transporter, with protein MQTEKIQKPTTLPKPQLSFWQIWNMSFGFLGIQYGFGLQQANMSPIFRYLHADESAIPALWLAGPMTGLLVQPIIGAMSDRTWSERWGRRKPFFLIGALITSIALVLMPNSTSLWMAASLMWMLDAGLNVSMEPFRAFIGDKLNDKQRDLGFAVQSFFVGFGQTLANLMPRILPLFGITMVAAGANGIPDFVKYAFYVGAVAVLAAVLWTVYTTKEYPPEDMVAFEREKREGGGLLHIFTEVGVALREMPTTMRQLWWVKFFTWYGLPLMWQYLSLAIARHAFNAPSPESPGFEKGIEVGNDCFALFNVGCFGISFFLPAIAARIGRRATHATFLTIGGLGFLSMLISSDKSAFLIGMTMVGLAWGSILSMPYVLLSSSVPKERMGVYMGIFNGFIVVPQIINMITIPFLYKNLLGSDPLNALILCGICLILAAGACFLVKENKPSEEAALPIHPGGN; from the coding sequence ATGCAGACCGAAAAAATTCAGAAACCAACAACCTTACCAAAACCTCAGTTGAGTTTCTGGCAAATCTGGAATATGAGTTTCGGCTTTCTGGGCATTCAGTACGGATTTGGTCTGCAACAGGCCAACATGAGTCCCATTTTTCGGTATCTGCACGCTGATGAATCAGCTATTCCAGCGTTGTGGCTGGCCGGCCCGATGACAGGTTTGCTGGTGCAACCCATTATTGGGGCCATGAGCGACCGTACATGGTCAGAACGGTGGGGGCGTCGGAAACCCTTTTTCCTGATCGGTGCCCTTATTACCAGCATTGCCCTGGTACTGATGCCCAATTCTACGTCGCTCTGGATGGCCGCCAGTCTGATGTGGATGCTGGATGCGGGGCTTAATGTATCGATGGAGCCATTTCGCGCTTTCATTGGCGATAAATTAAATGATAAACAACGCGATCTGGGGTTTGCCGTACAAAGCTTCTTCGTGGGTTTTGGGCAAACACTAGCGAACCTGATGCCCCGTATATTGCCGCTGTTTGGTATAACGATGGTAGCCGCCGGAGCCAACGGTATTCCTGACTTTGTAAAGTATGCTTTTTACGTTGGTGCGGTGGCCGTACTGGCTGCCGTACTATGGACTGTTTACACAACCAAAGAATACCCGCCCGAAGACATGGTCGCGTTTGAGCGTGAAAAACGCGAGGGTGGTGGACTGCTTCATATTTTCACTGAAGTAGGCGTGGCACTACGCGAAATGCCGACTACCATGCGCCAGCTTTGGTGGGTCAAATTTTTCACATGGTACGGCTTGCCCCTCATGTGGCAGTATCTTTCTCTTGCCATTGCGCGACATGCCTTTAATGCCCCATCACCCGAATCGCCGGGATTCGAAAAAGGAATCGAAGTAGGTAATGATTGCTTTGCGCTCTTCAATGTGGGTTGTTTTGGCATTTCGTTTTTTCTACCTGCTATTGCCGCCCGCATCGGTCGTCGGGCTACGCATGCTACATTCCTGACAATCGGCGGACTGGGTTTTCTGTCCATGCTGATTTCGAGCGATAAAAGTGCTTTTCTGATTGGCATGACAATGGTCGGTCTGGCCTGGGGATCAATTCTATCGATGCCTTATGTGCTGCTGTCGTCATCGGTTCCGAAAGAACGGATGGGTGTGTATATGGGCATTTTCAACGGCTTTATCGTAGTGCCCCAGATCATCAACATGATCACGATTCCATTTCTATACAAAAATTTACTGGGTAGTGATCCACTCAATGCACTGATTCTGTGCGGCATTTGCCTGATTCTGGCAGCTGGTGCCTGTTTTCTGGTTAAAGAGAATAAGCCGAGTGAGGAAGCTGCTCTACCAATTCATCCAGGGGGAAATTAA
- the mtgA gene encoding monofunctional biosynthetic peptidoglycan transglycosylase, protein MNPPQRPANTFRTATQQPRPKLGHSSVQRLQKSGRWQQARRFIRERPLLERAYLFCIKAFLWLFFGSLGYVIALKYVPVLITPLVISRWMDTIGTDESSHVYKKWRSYDEINKEVALAVVSSEDQAFPTHWGFDFDEIQDAIKENQTRKRPRGASTISQQVAKNVFLWNGRSYIRKGLEVYFTALIELIWGKKRILEVYLNVAETGPMTFGVEAASERFYGHSAATLSRNEAARIAAVLPNPLLFSIKNPSNYVQRRTRQIARQMRYLGGQKYIRNL, encoded by the coding sequence ATGAATCCTCCTCAGCGCCCTGCTAATACATTCAGGACGGCTACTCAGCAACCCCGGCCAAAATTGGGCCATTCATCGGTACAACGTCTACAGAAAAGTGGACGCTGGCAGCAGGCGCGTCGTTTTATTCGTGAACGACCCTTGTTGGAACGTGCTTACCTGTTCTGTATCAAGGCTTTCCTCTGGCTATTTTTCGGTTCACTTGGCTACGTGATCGCGCTGAAATACGTGCCTGTTTTGATCACCCCTTTAGTTATTTCGCGCTGGATGGATACGATCGGAACGGACGAAAGTAGCCACGTTTATAAAAAATGGCGGTCTTACGATGAGATCAACAAAGAGGTTGCGCTTGCTGTCGTTTCGTCCGAAGACCAGGCTTTTCCAACGCATTGGGGATTTGACTTCGACGAAATCCAGGATGCGATCAAAGAAAACCAGACTCGAAAACGACCGCGCGGAGCCAGTACTATTTCGCAGCAGGTTGCCAAAAACGTATTTCTATGGAACGGTCGCAGCTACATTCGGAAAGGGCTGGAAGTGTATTTTACGGCGCTTATTGAGTTGATCTGGGGCAAAAAACGCATACTGGAGGTTTATCTGAACGTGGCTGAAACGGGCCCGATGACCTTTGGCGTAGAAGCTGCATCAGAACGATTTTATGGGCACTCAGCCGCAACACTCTCGCGCAATGAAGCCGCCCGAATTGCTGCGGTACTACCGAATCCGCTACTTTTCTCCATAAAAAATCCGTCGAATTACGTCCAGCGCCGAACACGGCAGATTGCCCGGCAGATGCGTTATCTGGGCGGTCAGAAGTATATTCGAAACTTGTAG
- a CDS encoding MFS transporter, translated as MENKPGNFRWTVVTLLFFATTINYLDRQVIGLLKPSLESEFSWTETDYSRIVMAFATAYAIGLLLFGRVIDRIGTKLGYTISLIAWSFAAIAHAFATSTFGFGVARAALGLGESGNFPAAIKAIAEWFPKKERAFATGIFNSGANIGAVVAPVMVPWILGAYGWEEAFIITGAIGFIWLIFWIIYYEVPARQKRVTQAELAYIHSDNEVESVNAKPVQWGKLFGIRQTWAFVFGKMLTDPIWWFFLFWLPSYFSTTFNLDLKKPSLPLVIVYTATTIGSIGGGYLSSYLIRRGWGVFRARKTAMLLFAVAVVPIMAARYATDIWQAVALISLAAAAHQAWSANIYTTASDVFPKKALSSVIGIGGMAGSVGGILFPLLVGWLLDTYKAAGNLNGGYNLIFIICGSAYLIAWAIMHFFTPRMEMVNLDEPTESPKPEVVS; from the coding sequence ATGGAAAACAAGCCCGGAAACTTTCGCTGGACGGTAGTTACTCTACTGTTTTTTGCCACCACCATTAATTACCTCGACCGGCAGGTGATTGGTCTGCTTAAGCCTTCGCTTGAAAGCGAATTCAGTTGGACCGAAACCGATTATAGCCGGATCGTAATGGCCTTTGCAACGGCCTATGCCATTGGGTTACTACTGTTTGGCCGGGTCATTGACCGCATCGGCACAAAATTAGGGTACACCATTTCGTTAATTGCCTGGAGTTTTGCCGCCATTGCTCACGCCTTTGCCACCAGCACATTCGGGTTTGGTGTTGCGAGGGCGGCACTCGGTCTGGGCGAATCGGGTAACTTCCCGGCAGCGATCAAAGCCATTGCCGAATGGTTTCCCAAAAAAGAGCGAGCCTTCGCAACGGGTATTTTTAACTCAGGAGCCAACATCGGCGCTGTAGTCGCTCCCGTTATGGTTCCCTGGATTCTGGGAGCTTATGGCTGGGAAGAAGCCTTTATCATTACGGGTGCCATCGGTTTTATCTGGTTAATTTTCTGGATCATTTATTACGAAGTGCCTGCCCGTCAAAAACGTGTAACACAGGCTGAACTAGCTTATATCCACAGTGATAATGAGGTAGAATCTGTAAATGCAAAACCCGTTCAGTGGGGCAAGCTATTTGGTATCCGGCAAACCTGGGCATTCGTCTTTGGCAAAATGCTGACCGACCCGATCTGGTGGTTTTTCTTATTCTGGCTTCCCTCCTATTTCTCGACAACCTTTAATCTGGATCTCAAAAAACCAAGTCTGCCTCTTGTGATCGTCTACACCGCCACAACTATTGGTAGTATTGGCGGGGGTTACCTATCATCCTATTTAATTCGGCGCGGCTGGGGTGTATTCAGAGCCCGGAAGACGGCTATGCTCTTATTTGCGGTGGCGGTTGTACCGATTATGGCAGCCCGCTATGCTACTGATATCTGGCAGGCTGTAGCGCTGATTAGTCTGGCAGCAGCCGCGCACCAGGCATGGAGCGCAAATATTTATACAACGGCATCCGATGTTTTTCCGAAGAAAGCATTGAGCTCGGTAATTGGTATCGGGGGTATGGCTGGCTCAGTGGGCGGCATCTTATTTCCGCTGCTTGTTGGCTGGTTATTAGACACGTACAAAGCAGCTGGCAATTTGAATGGCGGTTATAACCTGATCTTCATTATTTGTGGCAGTGCGTATCTGATCGCGTGGGCAATTATGCACTTCTTTACGCCACGCATGGAGATGGTAAATCTAGATGAGCCAACAGAATCCCCAAAACCCGAAGTGGTTTCGTAA
- a CDS encoding carbohydrate kinase family protein yields the protein MTTPRPYTLLAVGELLADFIGHHVSSSLLDSLDFRRYQGGSPANMAANMARLGNKTAMVACVGNDNIGLYLTREVAEAGVDVQFITRDPLEPTTIVLVSRTAGTPDFVAYRHADCQITPGQIPDSLLEQVQLFHTTCFALSRQPAQDAIVDAAKRAQAAGCQVSIDANYAPSIWPDREQAWRVLTDYCSAGALVKLSEDDAVRLYGETQPTERILSDFHKMGALTICFTMGPNGSLVSYDNGTQQARVPGKKVDVVDVTGAGDAYWAGFLTAFVDGLDPEQCARSGAALAQMKLTRQGPLPGQVDRKLLYR from the coding sequence ATGACGACTCCCCGCCCCTATACGCTCCTCGCCGTTGGCGAATTGTTAGCCGATTTTATCGGCCATCATGTTTCATCCAGTCTTCTCGACTCCCTTGACTTTAGGCGGTATCAGGGTGGAAGTCCGGCAAACATGGCCGCCAACATGGCCCGGCTAGGTAATAAAACGGCCATGGTCGCCTGCGTTGGTAATGATAATATAGGACTATACCTCACCCGCGAGGTTGCCGAAGCCGGAGTTGACGTTCAATTCATTACACGAGATCCGCTGGAACCAACAACCATCGTATTGGTTTCAAGAACGGCGGGTACACCCGACTTCGTTGCCTATCGGCATGCCGATTGCCAGATTACCCCCGGCCAGATACCCGACTCTCTCCTGGAACAGGTACAGCTGTTTCATACAACCTGCTTCGCTTTAAGCCGGCAACCGGCACAGGATGCCATCGTAGATGCGGCTAAACGCGCTCAGGCTGCCGGTTGTCAGGTTAGTATCGATGCGAACTATGCCCCCAGCATCTGGCCAGATCGTGAACAGGCGTGGCGGGTACTAACGGATTACTGCTCGGCTGGTGCTTTAGTTAAACTCAGTGAAGATGATGCAGTCCGGCTGTATGGTGAAACACAGCCAACGGAACGTATTCTGAGCGATTTCCATAAAATGGGCGCATTGACCATCTGTTTTACAATGGGACCAAATGGTAGTCTGGTATCTTATGATAACGGTACACAACAGGCCAGAGTGCCGGGCAAAAAAGTCGATGTTGTTGATGTTACGGGGGCTGGAGATGCTTACTGGGCGGGCTTTCTGACGGCTTTTGTCGATGGTCTCGATCCTGAGCAGTGCGCCCGATCGGGAGCCGCGTTGGCCCAGATGAAACTTACCCGCCAGGGACCACTCCCCGGTCAGGTTGATCGAAAGTTGCTATACCGATAG
- a CDS encoding SDR family oxidoreductase gives MKTLVIGGTGTVGSQVVAELVRKQVSVRVLITSPEKAALLPEGVEFVVGNMDEPGTLPKAFADIETVFLLNRQSHTEAAQGQFAIASAKRAGVRKIVYQSIHDVRRAPHVPHFQPKITIENVLKQSGLQYVFVSPNNFYQNDFWFSKAIADYGIYPQPIGERGLSRVDVRDIAEAAATVLLTDEYNGLTIPLVGPTVLTSAETVNILSEQLGYEVHYAGNDLDSWAAEARKSLPAWIVEDWKKMYQFFQDEGLAASAEDIALITRVLGRSPRSYADFITEHASVFAQQVVA, from the coding sequence ATGAAAACTTTAGTAATTGGAGGAACGGGAACCGTAGGGAGCCAGGTAGTAGCTGAACTAGTACGTAAACAGGTATCTGTGCGGGTATTAATTACTTCACCCGAAAAAGCAGCCTTATTGCCGGAAGGTGTTGAATTCGTGGTTGGGAACATGGATGAGCCCGGTACGTTACCTAAAGCGTTTGCTGACATTGAAACCGTATTTTTATTGAACCGCCAGAGCCATACAGAAGCCGCTCAGGGCCAATTTGCTATAGCCTCGGCCAAGCGGGCAGGGGTGCGTAAGATCGTTTATCAGAGTATCCACGATGTTCGTAGAGCACCGCATGTGCCTCATTTTCAGCCTAAAATAACCATCGAAAATGTGCTGAAGCAATCGGGGTTACAGTATGTGTTCGTCAGTCCCAATAATTTTTATCAGAACGATTTTTGGTTTAGTAAAGCCATTGCCGACTACGGAATCTATCCGCAACCCATCGGTGAGCGGGGGTTGAGCCGGGTCGATGTACGTGACATCGCCGAAGCTGCAGCAACCGTTTTATTGACTGATGAATATAACGGACTAACCATTCCGCTGGTGGGGCCAACAGTGTTGACAAGTGCTGAAACCGTCAATATCCTAAGCGAGCAGCTTGGTTATGAAGTTCACTATGCCGGTAATGATCTTGACAGCTGGGCAGCGGAAGCCAGGAAGTCTTTGCCAGCCTGGATAGTTGAAGACTGGAAAAAGATGTATCAGTTCTTTCAGGATGAAGGCTTGGCCGCTTCTGCTGAAGATATTGCTCTAATTACCCGTGTTTTAGGCAGATCACCGCGTAGTTACGCTGATTTTATTACCGAACACGCCAGTGTGTTCGCGCAACAGGTTGTTGCCTGA
- a CDS encoding SPFH domain-containing protein — MELLPLISTWSWAILLFLAVVLYKWVLRFLFGMVIVPEDRIGLVTKKYVLVGNDRGLPDGRIIATKGEAGYQAQTLAPGLYWWLWPWQYGITMQPFTVVPEGKIGLVLSNDGAELPTGNILARRVDSDNFQDTERFLSSGGQKGRQTAMLTPGTYRINTFAFTITIADMTVIKENMVGIITTLDGAPLQSGQIAGRNIEGHNNFQDADSFLKNGGNRGLQPQVVLAGSYYINPWAVQIEEIPMTEVPIGHVGVVISYIGEDGEDLTGEAFKHGNIVRRGFRGVWMEPLGPGKYPINTFTMKVEGVPTTNLVLNWANARTEAHALDRNLSTITVRSKDGFPFNLDVAQIIHIPSAEAPKVIARFGSMTNLVSQVLEPTIGNYFRNSAQDSDVIAFLSTRKERQEAAREHIRAVLEVYNVNAVDTLIGDIVPPDSLMKTLTDRKIAQEEEKTYETQRMAQEKRQGMERETALADIQREVVKAQQSVEIAQRTADAAVKKSEGEARSLKLQVGAESEATKVRAEANAEARRRQAAADAEATKLTADAEAERIAKTGAAEAEKILAIGRSTAEAYELQVKAMGDENFTRFKITEEIGKGHIRVIPDIVINGTGNGSDGSLNGLMGLKLLEQIEERKSGQATKIVDVTLPIDGK, encoded by the coding sequence ATGGAACTACTTCCACTTATTTCGACCTGGAGTTGGGCGATCCTACTCTTTCTTGCCGTTGTGCTCTATAAATGGGTGCTTCGTTTTTTGTTCGGGATGGTCATTGTACCCGAAGACCGAATTGGTCTGGTGACCAAAAAATATGTGCTGGTTGGTAATGACCGGGGCCTGCCCGATGGCCGGATTATTGCAACAAAAGGGGAGGCCGGTTATCAGGCTCAGACGCTCGCACCGGGTCTTTACTGGTGGTTATGGCCCTGGCAGTATGGTATTACCATGCAACCCTTTACAGTTGTGCCAGAAGGAAAAATCGGTCTGGTACTTTCTAACGATGGGGCCGAACTTCCAACCGGTAACATTCTGGCCCGTCGGGTAGACTCCGATAATTTTCAGGATACTGAACGCTTCTTGTCGAGTGGAGGGCAAAAAGGGCGCCAGACGGCTATGCTTACTCCTGGAACTTACCGTATCAATACGTTCGCCTTTACGATTACCATTGCCGATATGACCGTTATCAAGGAGAATATGGTTGGTATCATAACGACACTGGATGGTGCTCCCTTGCAGTCTGGTCAGATTGCCGGTAGAAATATAGAAGGCCATAATAACTTTCAGGATGCCGATTCTTTCCTCAAAAATGGCGGTAATCGGGGTCTCCAGCCACAGGTTGTGCTGGCCGGTTCCTATTACATAAATCCCTGGGCAGTGCAGATCGAAGAGATTCCGATGACTGAAGTACCGATCGGTCACGTTGGTGTCGTCATCTCCTACATTGGCGAAGACGGTGAAGATCTAACGGGCGAAGCCTTCAAACACGGCAACATTGTTCGACGGGGCTTCAGGGGTGTCTGGATGGAACCACTGGGGCCGGGTAAATACCCGATTAACACCTTTACAATGAAGGTTGAAGGAGTACCGACAACGAACCTCGTGCTGAACTGGGCCAACGCCCGCACTGAAGCCCACGCGCTCGACCGTAATCTTTCGACCATTACGGTGCGTTCGAAAGACGGTTTCCCGTTTAATCTGGACGTAGCACAGATTATTCACATTCCATCGGCAGAAGCGCCAAAAGTGATTGCGCGCTTCGGGAGTATGACTAACCTTGTTTCGCAGGTGCTGGAACCAACCATTGGTAACTATTTCCGGAACTCGGCGCAGGATTCTGATGTCATAGCCTTTCTGAGTACCCGTAAAGAACGGCAGGAAGCCGCTCGGGAACACATCAGGGCCGTATTGGAGGTTTATAATGTGAACGCCGTCGACACACTCATCGGTGATATCGTACCACCAGACAGTCTGATGAAAACGTTGACCGATCGGAAAATAGCGCAGGAAGAAGAGAAGACCTACGAAACCCAGCGAATGGCGCAGGAAAAACGGCAGGGTATGGAACGCGAAACGGCTTTGGCCGATATTCAGCGGGAGGTTGTAAAAGCACAGCAAAGCGTAGAAATTGCTCAGCGCACTGCCGATGCCGCCGTTAAAAAGTCGGAAGGGGAAGCTCGTAGCCTGAAGCTTCAGGTTGGGGCCGAATCAGAAGCGACCAAAGTTCGCGCCGAGGCCAATGCGGAAGCTCGTCGTCGGCAGGCGGCTGCTGATGCCGAAGCCACCAAGCTGACTGCCGATGCTGAAGCCGAGCGGATTGCCAAAACGGGAGCTGCTGAAGCCGAGAAGATACTGGCCATTGGCCGCTCGACGGCTGAAGCCTACGAACTACAGGTCAAGGCCATGGGTGATGAGAACTTTACGCGCTTCAAGATCACGGAAGAAATTGGTAAAGGCCATATTCGCGTCATCCCCGATATTGTCATTAATGGCACCGGCAATGGATCTGACGGTTCGCTGAACGGGTTGATGGGCCTAAAACTTCTGGAGCAGATCGAAGAACGAAAAAGCGGTCAGGCTACCAAAATTGTAGATGTGACCTTGCCGATTGATGGCAAATAG